The proteins below come from a single Felis catus isolate Fca126 chromosome A1, F.catus_Fca126_mat1.0, whole genome shotgun sequence genomic window:
- the LRRTM2 gene encoding leucine-rich repeat transmembrane neuronal protein 2 encodes MGLHFKWPLGAPMLAAIYAMSMVLKMLPALGMACPPKCRCEKLLFYCDSQGFRSVPNATDKGSLGLSLRHNHITELERDQFASFSQLTWLHLDHNQISTVKEDAFQGLYKLKELILSSNKIFYLPNTTFTQLINLQNLDLSFNQLSSLHPELFYGLRKLQTLHLRSNSLRTIPVRLFWDCRSLEFLDLSTNRLRSLARNGFAGLIKLRELHLEHNQLTKINFAHFLRLSSLHTLFLQWNKISNLTCGMEWTWGTLEKLDLTGNEIKAIDLTVFDTMPNLKILLMDNNKLNSLDSKILNSLRSLTTVGLSGNLWECSPRICALASWLGSFQGRWEHSILCHSPDHTQGEDILDAVHGFQLCWNLSTTVTAMATTYRDPTTEYTKRISSSSYHVGDKEIPTTAGIAVTTEEHFPEPDNAIFTQRVITGTMALLFSFFFIIFIVFISRKCCPPTLRRIRQCSMIQNHRQLRSQTRLHMSNMSDQGPYNEYEPTHEGPFIIINGYGQCKCQQLPYKECEV; translated from the exons ATGG GCTTACATTTCAAGTGGCCATTAGGGGCCCCTATGCTGGCAGCAATATATGCAATGagtatggttttaaaaatgcTGCCTGCCCTGGGTATGGCGTGTCCACCCAAATGCCGCTGCGAGAAGCTGCTCTTCTACTGCGACTCTCAGGGCTTCCGCTCAGTGCCAAACGCCACAGACAAGGGCTCTCTGGGCCTGTCCCTGAGGCACAATCACATCACAGAGCTCGAAAGGGATCAATTTGCCAGCTTCAGTCAACTTACCTGGCTCCACTTAGACCACAATCAAATTTCAACAGTAAAAGAAGATGCTTTTCAAGGACTATATAAACTTAAGGAATTAATCTTAAGTtccaacaaaatattttatttaccaaaCACAACTTTTACTCAACTGATTAACCTGCAAAATTTGGACCTGTCTTTTAATCAGCTGTCATCTCTGCACCCAGAGCTCTTCTATGGCCTTCGGAAACTGCAGACCTTGCATTTACGGTCCAACTCCCTGCGGACTATCCCAGTACGCCTATTCTGGGACTGTCGTAGTCTGGAGTTTCTGGATTTGAGCACAAACCGTTTGCGAAGTTTGGCTCGCAATGGATTTGCAGGATTAATCAAACTGAGAGAGCTTCACCTAGAGCACAACCAGCTGACGAAGATTAATTTTGCTCATTTCCTACGGCTAAGCAGTCTGCACACACTCTTCTTACAATGGAACAAAATTAGCAACTTGACATGTGGGATGGAGTGGACCTGGGGCACTTTAGAAAAGCTAGACCTGACTGGAAATGAAATCAAAGCCATCGACCTGACAGTGTTTGACACGATGCCTAATCTTAAAATTCTCCTCATGGATAACAACAAGTTAAATAGCCTTGATTCCAAGATCTTAAACTCCCTGAGATCCCTCACAACTGTTGGCCTCTCTGGCAATCTGTGGGAATGCAGCCCTCGAATATGTGCTTTGGCCTCCTGGCTGGGCAGTTTCCAAGGTCGGTGGGAACATTCCATCCTATGTCACAGTCCTGACCACACCCAAGGAGAGGATATACTAGATGCAGTCCATGGATTTCAGCTTTGCTGGAATTTATCAACCACTGTCACTGCCATGGCTACAACTTATAGGGATCCAACCACTgaatatacaaaaagaataagCTCATCAAGTTACCatgtgggagacaaagaaatccCAACTACTGCAGGCATAGCAGTTACTACTGAGGAACACTTTCCCGAACCAGACAATGCCATCTTCACTCAGCGGGTAATTACAGGAACAAtggctttattgttttctttcttttttattatttttatagtgttCATCTCCAGGAAGTGCTGCCCTCCCACTTTAAGAAGAATTAGGCAGTGCTCAATGATTCAGAACCACAGGCAGCTCCGATCCCAAACACGACTCCATATGTCAAACATGTCAGACCAAGGACCGTATAATGAATATGAACCCACCCATGAAGGACCCTTCATCATCATTAATGGTTATGGACAGTGCAAGTGTCAGCAGCTGCCATACAAAGAATGTGAAGTATAA